One window of Polycladomyces subterraneus genomic DNA carries:
- a CDS encoding M23 family metallopeptidase, which produces MPGKTAWLASSLSIATAGWMLGDTQSAQAAMDLQPKTPQWAKEHVAQQVLFQYLSPIVTIAHGNLAAQEELQPLLYEVKDGDTLYSISKRYGLPFERISLFNRLPDANRLQVGQKLKLPLSKKWIRVQEGQTLKTLAEQYKTSPNVIERLNPHVDLSVEVYVGQVLAMPIQLKVPSPPVERTSVRVPVKSKSGVLVASRSQAAQGVISFRWPVVGQITSRFGWRNGRMHTGIDIWNEQRERCVIHSAWGGVVTRAGYSNGYGNLVIIDHGNGWVTYYGHLSRITVAKGQFLATGSPLGYMGQTGHATGVHLHFEVRRGGKPIDPLSVLP; this is translated from the coding sequence ATGCCGGGTAAAACGGCATGGTTGGCTTCCTCTTTGTCAATCGCAACAGCTGGATGGATGTTGGGTGATACGCAATCCGCCCAAGCGGCAATGGATCTTCAGCCTAAAACGCCGCAATGGGCCAAGGAACATGTGGCACAGCAGGTGTTGTTTCAGTATTTGAGTCCCATTGTGACGATTGCACATGGGAATCTCGCTGCACAGGAGGAACTGCAGCCGCTATTATATGAAGTGAAAGACGGGGATACGCTCTACAGCATCAGTAAGCGATACGGTTTACCGTTTGAGCGCATTTCCCTTTTCAATCGTCTTCCGGACGCCAATCGATTACAGGTGGGGCAGAAGCTGAAACTCCCGCTGTCCAAAAAGTGGATACGCGTACAGGAAGGCCAAACCTTAAAGACGTTGGCCGAACAGTACAAAACCTCTCCGAACGTGATCGAAAGACTAAATCCCCATGTTGATCTGTCGGTAGAAGTGTATGTGGGTCAAGTGCTCGCCATGCCCATCCAATTGAAGGTGCCGTCACCTCCGGTCGAGCGGACATCGGTAAGAGTGCCGGTCAAGTCAAAATCAGGTGTGCTGGTGGCCAGTCGATCGCAAGCCGCGCAGGGGGTCATTTCGTTTCGGTGGCCTGTCGTCGGGCAAATCACCAGTCGTTTCGGATGGCGGAACGGACGGATGCACACCGGCATCGATATCTGGAATGAACAGCGTGAACGTTGTGTCATCCACTCGGCGTGGGGTGGAGTCGTGACACGAGCGGGCTATTCGAACGGGTATGGTAATCTGGTGATCATCGATCATGGGAACGGCTGGGTGACGTATTATGGGCACCTGAGTCGCATCACGGTCGCAAAAGGTCAATTTTTGGCAACCGGTTCTCCCTTGGGATACATGGGACAGACCGGTCACGCTACAGGCGTTCATCTTCACTTTGAAGTGCGTCGAGGCGGCAAGCCGATCGATCCATTAAGCGTTCTTCCATAA
- a CDS encoding low molecular weight protein arginine phosphatase translates to MKRILFVCTGNTCRSPMAEALFRRLAQEAGLEVEVRSAGVSAMEGMSASRHAVEVLKQKGIDHDHRSRSLQPELVEWADLILTMTMGHKQMLTAYYPQTVGKAYTLKEYVLSDGDTEALIRELDGVRAELATKEALGQKKSDDDALRSLRKREEQLLTQLQERLGDLDVADPFGGSVEVYEQCAEELEGLLKRLIDRLRGETT, encoded by the coding sequence GTGAAACGCATCTTGTTCGTTTGTACGGGAAATACCTGTCGCAGTCCGATGGCTGAAGCCCTGTTTCGCCGGTTGGCACAGGAAGCGGGTTTGGAAGTGGAGGTGCGTTCCGCCGGCGTGTCCGCGATGGAAGGGATGTCAGCTTCCCGTCATGCCGTTGAGGTATTGAAGCAAAAAGGCATTGATCATGATCACCGGTCGCGCTCGCTTCAACCTGAACTGGTGGAGTGGGCTGATTTGATCCTGACCATGACCATGGGACACAAGCAAATGTTGACCGCTTACTATCCCCAGACTGTCGGCAAGGCGTATACACTGAAAGAATATGTGCTGTCTGACGGAGATACGGAAGCGTTGATCCGGGAGTTGGACGGGGTACGGGCGGAACTGGCCACCAAGGAGGCATTGGGACAGAAAAAGTCTGATGACGATGCATTGCGTTCCCTGCGGAAGCGAGAGGAGCAGTTACTGACCCAATTGCAGGAGCGGTTGGGTGACTTAGATGTGGCTGATCCGTTCGGAGGATCGGTGGAAGTGTATGAGCAGTGCGCCGAAGAATTGGAAGGACTGCTGAAACGGTTGATTGACCGTCTGCGAGGAGAGACGACGTAG
- a CDS encoding GNAT family N-acetyltransferase, which translates to MRVRLARTGDLPAIVEMLEGAGLYAGGVDEHVQRFLVAERPNAPEKERLAGTLGMEVYGRSGLLRSFVVERQAWNPDLGISMFGAAMALAKRLQLLDLFLLSKSVHPLFLALGFQPVEWDKAPREMRESDHVRQIRANAGTLMRLDMGEYDIMKGEMDKKG; encoded by the coding sequence ATGCGCGTGCGATTGGCGCGGACGGGGGACCTCCCTGCCATCGTAGAAATGCTGGAAGGGGCGGGTTTGTATGCGGGCGGTGTGGACGAGCATGTACAACGCTTTTTGGTGGCGGAACGTCCAAATGCCCCCGAAAAAGAGAGACTGGCGGGTACGTTGGGCATGGAAGTGTATGGGCGATCCGGTTTGTTGCGCTCATTCGTGGTCGAACGGCAAGCGTGGAATCCTGATCTGGGCATTTCCATGTTCGGGGCGGCGATGGCATTGGCCAAACGGTTGCAATTGCTAGATTTGTTTTTACTGTCCAAGTCTGTTCATCCGCTGTTTTTGGCGTTGGGATTTCAACCTGTCGAATGGGACAAGGCACCCAGGGAGATGCGGGAATCCGATCATGTCCGGCAGATACGCGCCAATGCGGGAACATTGATGCGGCTGGACATGGGGGAGTATGATATCATGAAAGGGGAAATGGACAAAAAAGGGTGA
- a CDS encoding manganese efflux pump MntP, producing MSLSLPQWGQWMTLVLIAVALGMDAFSLGVGLGLRGIRRSRALKISGIIGMFHVLLPLFGMWLGRYVSVLVGNLAAMVGGGLLCFLGVNMLVQGFRGSDECTVLHHNSFWGMMLFALSVSLDSLSAGLSLGLFHSNVIGAALLSGVSGGTLGILGMAAGRRAGAWIGEYGEIFGGAILLYLGVHFLW from the coding sequence GTGAGTCTTTCCTTGCCGCAATGGGGACAATGGATGACCTTGGTTTTGATTGCCGTCGCATTGGGCATGGATGCGTTCTCCCTCGGTGTGGGATTGGGATTGAGGGGAATCCGCCGTTCTAGGGCACTCAAGATCAGTGGTATCATCGGAATGTTTCACGTGTTACTCCCTTTATTTGGGATGTGGCTGGGGCGATATGTCAGTGTCCTTGTCGGGAATCTCGCCGCGATGGTAGGCGGTGGTCTGTTGTGTTTTCTCGGTGTCAACATGCTGGTGCAGGGATTCCGGGGATCGGACGAGTGTACGGTGCTGCATCACAATTCTTTTTGGGGTATGATGCTGTTTGCGTTGAGCGTCAGTCTGGATTCACTTTCAGCTGGGTTGTCGTTGGGGTTGTTTCACAGCAACGTGATCGGAGCGGCGCTGTTGTCCGGTGTATCGGGCGGAACCCTGGGCATTTTGGGCATGGCGGCAGGTCGTCGGGCTGGCGCTTGGATTGGGGAATACGGCGAAATTTTCGGCGGAGCGATCCTGTTGTATCTGGGTGTGCATTTCCTATGGTGA
- the prmC gene encoding peptide chain release factor N(5)-glutamine methyltransferase, translating to MSTFSSVKEAYRWAAEHLGEHGESAWFESELLLRSALGWDRTRFFTQLDEPLPEEAADRFQTWVMRAASGEPLQYLIGEQSFFGRSFCVDPSVLIPRPETEVLVERVLVEADRIFGRHPIRVVDIGTGSGAIAVTLACERPHWEVWAIDLSPEALATAQANAERHGVRNRIVWRQGDLLAPLATTGKRAQLIVSNPPYIPRDVIPTLEKRVRDFEPVLALDGGADGLEVYRRIIGQLPGVLDNPALVAFEVGAGQSDAVSAMLQQLPMDVRVDVTNDLTGIPRVVCANIRKNPA from the coding sequence ATGTCTACTTTTTCTAGCGTGAAAGAGGCTTACCGATGGGCGGCGGAACATCTGGGAGAACATGGGGAGTCAGCGTGGTTCGAATCCGAATTGCTGCTGCGGAGCGCATTGGGTTGGGACCGTACTCGTTTTTTCACCCAGTTGGACGAACCCTTGCCGGAGGAAGCGGCTGATCGTTTCCAAACGTGGGTGATGCGCGCTGCGTCAGGGGAACCACTGCAATATCTGATCGGTGAGCAGTCGTTTTTTGGTCGCTCGTTTTGCGTCGACCCTTCGGTGTTGATTCCCCGACCAGAGACGGAAGTCCTGGTGGAACGGGTATTGGTGGAGGCGGATCGGATTTTTGGACGCCACCCCATTCGTGTGGTTGATATCGGAACGGGCAGTGGCGCCATCGCCGTCACATTGGCGTGCGAGCGTCCGCATTGGGAAGTATGGGCCATCGACCTTTCTCCCGAAGCCCTTGCCACCGCACAAGCCAATGCGGAACGCCACGGGGTCAGAAATCGGATTGTGTGGCGGCAGGGGGATTTACTGGCGCCGCTGGCCACAACAGGAAAGCGTGCCCAGTTGATCGTTTCCAATCCCCCGTACATCCCCCGCGATGTGATTCCAACACTGGAAAAGCGAGTGCGTGATTTTGAACCAGTCTTGGCTTTGGACGGCGGTGCCGACGGGTTGGAGGTGTATCGACGCATCATCGGGCAGTTGCCCGGTGTGTTGGATAATCCGGCTTTGGTTGCATTTGAAGTGGGAGCGGGTCAAAGTGACGCGGTTTCCGCGATGCTTCAACAATTACCAATGGATGTGCGGGTGGATGTGACGAACGACTTGACGGGGATTCCGCGGGTCGTGTGTGCGAACATCCGAAAAAATCCGGCATGA
- a CDS encoding L-threonylcarbamoyladenylate synthase, protein MRVETRRWIIEQPHASVDGLKREIGIREAASMLQEGKLVAFPTETVYGLGADARSDEAVKKIFQAKGRPSDNPLIVHIGKREQLDELVSTLPETGRVLIERFWPGPLTLILPHRGTVAPSVTAGLDTVGVRMPSHPVALALLQEAGVPVAAPSANRSGRPSPTEAEHVWEDLAGKIDGLLDGGPAGVGVESTVVDVTEKIPILLRPGGITLEALKDAVGEVRIDSGLHAEAQRPRSPGMKYRHYAPNGEMWLVAGAEDDMMRTIQRLADDATAQGRRVGILTTDERLMRYEADWVISCGRRSEPESVARGLYAALRRFDELGADYILAESFPIDGIWFTVMNRLQKAAEGRIIHAEESESS, encoded by the coding sequence GTGCGAGTAGAAACCAGAAGATGGATCATTGAACAACCGCACGCTTCGGTGGATGGGTTGAAACGGGAGATCGGCATTCGAGAAGCGGCCAGCATGTTGCAGGAGGGGAAATTGGTCGCATTCCCTACGGAAACCGTGTACGGATTGGGTGCAGATGCCCGGTCCGATGAAGCGGTCAAGAAAATCTTCCAGGCAAAAGGCCGGCCGAGTGACAACCCGCTGATCGTGCATATCGGCAAACGGGAACAGTTGGATGAGCTGGTTTCCACTTTGCCGGAGACAGGCCGGGTGTTGATCGAGCGGTTTTGGCCCGGTCCGTTGACCTTGATTCTTCCGCACCGGGGCACGGTTGCTCCTTCGGTGACTGCCGGGCTGGATACTGTCGGGGTGCGAATGCCCTCCCACCCGGTAGCCCTCGCTTTGCTCCAGGAGGCGGGGGTTCCGGTGGCAGCACCCAGCGCCAATCGATCCGGACGCCCCAGCCCGACGGAGGCTGAGCATGTATGGGAGGATCTCGCAGGAAAGATTGACGGGCTGCTCGATGGCGGCCCGGCGGGTGTCGGAGTGGAATCCACCGTTGTCGATGTGACGGAGAAGATTCCGATCTTACTTCGTCCGGGTGGCATTACATTGGAAGCGCTGAAGGACGCCGTTGGTGAGGTGCGGATAGATTCCGGGCTGCACGCGGAAGCGCAGCGCCCCCGGTCGCCGGGCATGAAATACCGCCACTATGCCCCGAACGGCGAGATGTGGTTGGTAGCAGGAGCGGAAGACGATATGATGCGCACCATTCAGCGGTTAGCTGATGATGCCACCGCACAGGGGCGCCGTGTCGGTATTTTGACCACGGATGAGCGATTGATGCGCTACGAAGCGGATTGGGTGATCTCCTGCGGCAGGCGGTCCGAACCCGAAAGCGTGGCCCGTGGTTTGTACGCCGCCTTGCGTCGGTTTGACGAATTGGGAGCTGATTATATTTTGGCGGAATCCTTCCCCATAGACGGGATCTGGTTTACGGTGATGAACCGCCTGCAGAAAGCGGCAGAAGGGCGTATCATCCATGCGGAGGAGTCAGAGTCAAGCTGA
- the rpmE gene encoding 50S ribosomal protein L31 — translation MKMAIHPEYKLTTVTCACGNTFETGSTKENLRVDICSECHPFFTGKQKMVNTGGRVDRFKKKYNLS, via the coding sequence ATGAAAATGGCGATTCATCCCGAATATAAATTGACGACTGTTACCTGTGCGTGTGGAAATACCTTTGAAACGGGTTCGACCAAGGAAAACCTCCGTGTTGACATCTGCTCGGAATGTCATCCTTTCTTCACGGGGAAACAAAAAATGGTCAACACGGGCGGACGTGTGGACCGCTTCAAAAAGAAATACAACCTCAGCTGA
- the spoIIR gene encoding stage II sporulation protein R — MPLLRTYGWILAIIVFCTWGWLWMEDKVSDSAVISVAAQSTPPQQGEKKPVIPKQAIRLRILANSNSAQDQWLKRQVRDAVIAEIGTWAQRPRNIVEARQAIRSRLPLFHTIAERTVRQHGYTYPVKVDFGLVPFPTKLYGDQVYPAGYYEALRITIGKGQGDNWWCVLFPPLCFVDMSNGDAVPQTKEQRLSAMGTNEVLAAPAQESSQSEEKPVQVRSFLWDSLKDFFSGLWDADQ, encoded by the coding sequence ATGCCTTTATTACGAACTTATGGATGGATATTGGCGATCATTGTCTTCTGCACATGGGGTTGGCTTTGGATGGAAGACAAAGTATCGGATAGTGCGGTGATTAGTGTTGCGGCTCAGTCGACACCGCCCCAGCAAGGGGAGAAGAAACCTGTAATCCCCAAACAGGCAATTCGGTTGCGTATTTTGGCCAACAGCAACAGTGCGCAAGATCAGTGGCTGAAGCGACAGGTGCGCGATGCCGTGATCGCCGAGATCGGGACATGGGCACAGCGGCCGCGAAATATCGTGGAGGCACGTCAGGCCATTCGTTCACGCCTGCCGTTGTTCCATACGATCGCGGAACGAACCGTTCGACAACACGGGTATACCTACCCGGTGAAAGTCGATTTCGGTCTGGTTCCGTTTCCGACCAAACTGTACGGTGATCAGGTATATCCTGCCGGTTATTACGAAGCGTTGCGCATCACCATCGGAAAGGGTCAAGGAGATAATTGGTGGTGTGTCCTGTTTCCGCCATTGTGTTTCGTCGACATGAGCAATGGGGATGCCGTCCCCCAAACCAAGGAGCAGCGGCTCTCGGCGATGGGGACGAATGAAGTTTTGGCCGCTCCGGCACAGGAATCCTCCCAGTCCGAGGAAAAGCCAGTACAGGTGCGTTCCTTCCTGTGGGATTCGCTGAAGGATTTTTTCTCCGGATTATGGGATGCGGATCAGTGA
- a CDS encoding ZIP family metal transporter, with protein sequence MNEALFFSMCSGLTTVAGAAMVIGREKPFSERGLAAALGLSAGALTFVALLHLFPLVWNWGSWPHIMMGSSLGLLWMLLFHRHSSPTSFESSEDGMRRVGNVMAVAVILHNIPEGAAIGVGFDLHTETGIALVIALTLHNVPEGIGMALPMMAARRPRMMVLAYSLLAGGALPVGTWMGTGWWRDAPNVIAVGLMLAITVMMGMMVREVAPRAWILDRKWALGGAICGMFLMYTIHVIH encoded by the coding sequence ATGAATGAGGCGCTGTTTTTCAGCATGTGCTCCGGTTTGACGACGGTGGCGGGTGCAGCCATGGTGATCGGGAGGGAGAAGCCGTTTTCCGAGCGCGGATTGGCAGCGGCATTGGGATTGTCCGCTGGTGCATTGACATTTGTGGCGTTGTTGCACCTGTTTCCGTTGGTGTGGAACTGGGGCTCTTGGCCTCATATTATGATGGGAAGTTCATTGGGCTTGCTGTGGATGTTGCTGTTTCATCGCCACAGTTCACCGACGTCTTTCGAGTCATCCGAGGATGGAATGAGGCGGGTCGGCAATGTGATGGCTGTCGCTGTCATTTTACACAACATTCCTGAGGGAGCTGCCATCGGAGTCGGGTTTGATCTTCATACGGAAACGGGAATCGCCCTAGTGATCGCACTGACACTGCACAATGTACCCGAGGGCATTGGCATGGCTTTGCCGATGATGGCGGCACGTCGCCCACGCATGATGGTGCTGGCTTACAGTCTCCTTGCCGGTGGTGCTCTGCCGGTCGGAACCTGGATGGGAACAGGATGGTGGCGAGACGCCCCGAATGTGATTGCGGTGGGGCTCATGCTGGCAATTACGGTGATGATGGGGATGATGGTGCGTGAAGTGGCACCCCGGGCATGGATATTGGATCGCAAGTGGGCATTGGGCGGGGCAATCTGTGGTATGTTTTTGATGTATACGATCCACGTCATTCATTGA
- a CDS encoding CPBP family intramembrane glutamic endopeptidase: protein MEIIVLLLLFLPLFIIMWFANRADRYRLSDSNGTGTVWAVFCYLSLVLLHLLVLGMVSLLSLLTSLAASTPIPAGMPGPRIDTAMLEGLNRVEVVVMVTTLAGLIVLLPFVRRLITRLIPIDSSSRVHTAALSLSALIFAYLMATVAIGLDNIAKWNEAAPRSTAGTVSSIWVQDILLALLALVGVGWWTRRRFGDALQRLGIVKPSMRQLGLGVGIGLVMVVVAQVVEQLLYAVGIPVDPHVEKVTEQVIGPLFSSIPGILTLGLAAALGEESVFRGALQPRFGIFFTSVLFSFIHSNYGLSISTLIVFLLGLVLGWIRRRYNTVTSMAVHATYNITLGVLTQFLR from the coding sequence GTGGAAATCATCGTTCTCTTGCTGCTATTTCTGCCCCTCTTCATCATCATGTGGTTTGCCAACCGGGCAGACCGGTACCGTTTGTCCGATTCAAACGGCACAGGGACGGTGTGGGCCGTTTTCTGTTATCTTTCGCTCGTTCTGCTGCATTTGTTGGTTTTGGGGATGGTAAGCCTGCTGAGCTTGTTGACTTCCCTCGCCGCTTCCACTCCGATTCCGGCTGGCATGCCGGGCCCCCGCATCGATACAGCCATGTTGGAAGGGTTGAACCGAGTTGAAGTGGTTGTGATGGTAACGACACTGGCTGGTCTTATCGTATTACTGCCGTTCGTCCGCCGTCTGATTACCCGCCTCATTCCCATCGATTCGTCCAGTCGGGTTCATACGGCAGCCTTGTCGTTGTCGGCACTGATCTTTGCCTATTTAATGGCAACAGTGGCAATCGGCCTGGACAACATCGCCAAGTGGAACGAAGCCGCGCCTCGCTCAACCGCCGGTACCGTCTCTTCCATCTGGGTACAGGATATCCTGTTGGCCTTGCTCGCTTTGGTCGGTGTAGGCTGGTGGACACGCCGCCGATTCGGTGACGCATTGCAACGTCTCGGCATTGTCAAGCCCAGTATGCGCCAATTGGGATTGGGCGTTGGCATCGGTTTGGTGATGGTGGTCGTCGCCCAAGTCGTGGAACAATTACTATATGCAGTCGGTATCCCCGTCGATCCGCACGTGGAAAAAGTGACTGAGCAAGTCATCGGGCCGCTGTTCTCCTCGATTCCAGGCATCCTCACCCTGGGATTGGCGGCCGCATTGGGGGAAGAAAGCGTCTTCCGTGGCGCCTTGCAACCACGGTTCGGGATTTTTTTCACTTCCGTTCTGTTCTCGTTTATCCACAGCAATTACGGTCTGTCCATCTCTACGCTGATCGTGTTCCTTCTCGGTCTGGTGTTGGGATGGATTCGACGTCGGTACAATACCGTCACGTCGATGGCCGTACACGCGACGTACAACATCACTTTAGGTGTATTGACACAATTTCTGCGTTGA
- the prfA gene encoding peptide chain release factor 1, with protein MLDRLESIRERYEELSQLLCDPRVINNPELLRKYSKEQADLEEKYQAYNEYKQVIEQLGDARAMLQEKLDDEMYELVKAEIDELSDRKEQLEERLRILLLPKDPNDEKNVIVEIRGAAGGEEAALFAADLFRMYTRYAERQGWKTEVLDANPTGLGGFKEVIFSVQGHGAYSRLKYESGAHRVQRVPETESGGRIHTSTATVAVLPEAEEVEVEIHEKDIRIDTFCSSGPGGQSVNTTKSAVRITHLPTGIVVSCQDEKSQIKNREKAMRVLRARLLDKMRQEEHAKLADARKSQVGTGDRSERIRTYNFPQSRVTDHRIGLTLHKLDQVLDGELDEIIDALTLHEQAELLKKAE; from the coding sequence GTGTTGGACCGATTGGAATCCATCCGGGAGCGTTACGAAGAGCTGAGCCAATTGCTCTGCGATCCCCGGGTGATCAATAATCCTGAGTTGTTGCGAAAATATTCCAAGGAGCAAGCCGACTTGGAAGAGAAATATCAGGCTTATAACGAATACAAGCAGGTAATCGAACAACTGGGCGATGCCCGGGCCATGTTGCAGGAAAAACTGGACGACGAGATGTACGAACTGGTCAAGGCGGAAATTGACGAACTGAGCGACCGCAAGGAACAGCTGGAAGAGCGCTTGCGCATTCTGCTGTTGCCCAAGGATCCCAATGATGAGAAAAACGTGATCGTCGAAATCCGCGGAGCGGCCGGCGGCGAAGAGGCGGCATTGTTTGCGGCCGATTTGTTTCGGATGTACACCCGGTACGCCGAACGCCAAGGGTGGAAGACTGAAGTGCTGGATGCGAATCCCACCGGATTGGGCGGGTTTAAGGAGGTCATCTTTTCCGTCCAGGGACATGGTGCATACAGCCGGCTCAAGTATGAAAGCGGTGCGCATCGGGTTCAGCGGGTACCGGAGACGGAGTCGGGCGGTCGCATCCACACGTCGACTGCGACGGTGGCGGTATTACCCGAGGCGGAAGAAGTGGAAGTGGAGATTCACGAAAAAGATATCCGCATCGACACCTTCTGCTCCAGTGGGCCGGGCGGACAAAGCGTAAACACGACCAAATCGGCGGTGCGCATCACTCACTTGCCGACCGGTATTGTCGTCTCATGCCAAGACGAGAAGTCCCAAATCAAAAACCGGGAAAAGGCGATGCGCGTGTTGCGGGCCCGTTTGCTGGACAAAATGCGGCAAGAGGAGCATGCCAAACTGGCTGATGCCCGGAAGAGCCAAGTGGGTACGGGTGATCGGAGCGAACGGATCCGGACATACAACTTCCCGCAAAGTCGTGTGACCGACCACCGGATCGGTCTCACACTGCACAAATTGGATCAGGTGCTGGATGGCGAACTGGACGAGATCATCGATGCATTGACGCTGCATGAACAGGCGGAGCTGTTGAAAAAGGCGGAATGA
- the rho gene encoding transcription termination factor Rho, translated as MSLSDLENRRLTDLYKLAKEYQIPYYSQMKKKELIFAILKAQAERDGLMFMEGVLDILPEGYGFLRPINYLPSSEDIYISASQIRRFDLRPGDLVSGKVRPPKENERYFGLLHVEAVNGMDPEQAAERLHFPALTPLYPQRRLLLETSPDKLSTRIMDLITPVGLGQRGLIVAQPKAGKTMLLKEIANSISTNYPDIELFVLLIDERPEEVTDMQRSVKGEVVSSTFDELPENHIKVAELVLERAQRLVEHKKDVVILLDSITRLARAYNLVIPPSGRTLSGGIDPAAFHRPKRFFGAARNIEEGGSLTILATALIDTGSRMDDVIYEEFKGTGNLELHLDRKLAERRIFPAIDIRRSGTRREELLLSKSELEKLWMLRKTMQDTPEYIEAFLRKLASTKTNAEFLATLEPRPRRSTTAS; from the coding sequence ATGTCGCTCAGCGATCTGGAAAATCGCCGATTGACGGACTTGTACAAACTGGCGAAAGAGTATCAGATCCCGTATTACAGCCAAATGAAAAAGAAAGAGCTGATTTTTGCGATTCTCAAAGCTCAGGCGGAGCGGGACGGACTGATGTTTATGGAAGGCGTGTTGGACATTCTCCCTGAGGGATACGGTTTTTTACGGCCGATCAATTATCTGCCGTCTTCCGAAGATATTTACATCTCCGCCTCGCAAATCCGTCGGTTTGATTTACGACCAGGGGATCTGGTATCCGGGAAAGTGAGGCCGCCGAAGGAAAATGAGCGGTATTTCGGACTGTTGCACGTGGAAGCCGTCAACGGAATGGACCCGGAACAGGCGGCAGAACGGTTGCACTTCCCCGCACTCACTCCTCTGTATCCCCAACGCAGGCTCCTCTTGGAGACAAGCCCGGACAAGCTCTCTACCCGCATCATGGATTTGATCACCCCGGTCGGATTGGGTCAACGCGGATTGATCGTGGCACAGCCCAAAGCGGGTAAAACCATGTTGTTAAAAGAGATTGCCAACAGCATTTCGACCAACTATCCGGATATTGAGTTGTTCGTGCTGTTGATCGACGAGCGTCCGGAGGAAGTGACGGACATGCAGCGTTCCGTCAAAGGGGAAGTGGTCAGCTCCACTTTCGATGAATTGCCGGAAAACCACATCAAAGTGGCCGAACTGGTGTTGGAACGGGCACAACGTTTGGTGGAGCACAAAAAAGACGTGGTCATTTTGTTGGACAGCATCACACGACTGGCTCGGGCGTACAATTTGGTGATTCCGCCGAGTGGACGGACATTGTCCGGCGGGATCGACCCGGCAGCTTTCCATCGGCCCAAGCGGTTCTTCGGTGCCGCTCGCAACATAGAAGAAGGCGGAAGCCTGACCATTTTGGCGACGGCGCTGATCGATACCGGTTCGCGGATGGACGATGTGATCTATGAAGAGTTCAAGGGAACTGGAAACCTGGAGTTGCATCTGGACCGGAAATTGGCCGAACGGCGTATTTTCCCGGCGATTGATATCCGTCGTTCCGGTACGCGTCGCGAAGAGCTGTTGCTCAGCAAATCGGAACTGGAAAAATTGTGGATGTTGCGGAAAACCATGCAGGACACGCCGGAATATATCGAAGCGTTTCTCCGCAAACTTGCCAGCACGAAGACGAATGCGGAGTTTTTGGCCACGCTGGAACCGCGTCCGCGTCGTTCCACAACAGCTTCCTGA
- a CDS encoding thymidine kinase → MEHHVRHREGWIEVICGGMFSGKSEELIRRVRRARIAKQKVAVFKPAIDDRYHPEAVTSHNGVHTAAVPVRSAKAIMEQVTDEVNVVAIDEVQFFEDEIVDICQQLADRGVRVICAGLDQDFRGRPFGPTPTLLALAEYVTKLHAICVKCGGPAGRTQRLVNGKPASSEEPVIQVGAEEQYEARCRHCHEVVEAEQTVTHR, encoded by the coding sequence ATGGAACACCATGTTCGGCACCGGGAAGGGTGGATCGAAGTCATCTGCGGGGGCATGTTCTCGGGCAAGAGTGAGGAGTTGATCCGGCGCGTACGAAGAGCGCGCATCGCCAAACAAAAAGTGGCGGTGTTCAAACCGGCGATCGATGATCGTTATCACCCGGAGGCGGTCACTTCGCACAACGGCGTACATACTGCGGCGGTTCCGGTTCGGAGCGCCAAGGCGATTATGGAACAGGTGACGGATGAGGTCAATGTGGTGGCCATCGATGAAGTGCAATTTTTCGAAGATGAAATTGTGGACATCTGCCAGCAGTTGGCCGATCGTGGGGTGCGTGTCATATGCGCCGGATTGGACCAGGATTTCCGTGGGCGGCCGTTTGGCCCCACTCCTACCTTGCTGGCATTGGCTGAATACGTGACCAAATTGCATGCGATCTGCGTCAAATGCGGCGGACCGGCGGGGCGGACCCAGCGTTTGGTCAACGGAAAGCCCGCTTCTTCGGAAGAGCCGGTCATCCAAGTTGGCGCCGAGGAGCAGTATGAGGCGCGTTGCCGCCATTGTCACGAAGTGGTGGAAGCAGAACAAACGGTGACACACAGATGA